Within the Paludisphaera rhizosphaerae genome, the region AGCACGACGGCTCGAGCGAAGTTCTGCACTGCGTCATCTGCGGCACGGCATCGAAGGCGTGAGGCGTGGCAGCGAATTCAACTCAGGGTCGGGCCGCCGCTGAGGGTCGGTCTGTGTTGTGCTAATGGGGTAGAGAATGGAGAGGTCGAACGGCGATTGCAACGGGCCGCCTGAAGAGCAAATCCGGCTCGAAGAGGAGCCCCGGGGCGGGGGGACGATATACTGTACGTCGGTTCCCAGATTAAGCATCCGATGACTCCTGCGACCGAGAGGAGGTGCTGCGTGGCCTTCCGTTTCCATAACCTCGACGGGACGACGCGGGCTTTCATGGTGTCGGAGGTCGATAGGGACGCCTCGCAAGGCGTCCTCTACCTAAGCCCCCGGCTGACGGAGCGAGGCCGCATCGATTGGCCGAACCTGCTGCGAGCCGCGGTCCAAAGGGGCGACGAGGCACGGCTCGCCGAGTCCCTCCGCGGGACCGGGCGGCTCCGCGAGCTCGAACCTCGTCGAAATCCACGGGGCAGGGGGCGGCCGCTCATGGTCCGGGTCCCGGTAACGGCCCCCACGACCCTCGCCGACGGGGAGTTCAACCGGTTCTACATCCGCGGCCTCTGCCTCCGGGCCCTGGACGAAGGCGTCGCCGAGCTGGAAGTCTATCGGGCGAAGGAAGTCGGTATGCCACGGCCCGAGTCGATTGATTTGGTCGGGCGGAGGGTCCCGGTCGGGCGGCTGCTCGACGATTTGAGGTTCCACTCGGGCGAGGAGGAGCCGGAGATGAGGGTCCCCGGGGGGCCCAATTCGGGACTGAGCGTCAGGCTGGCGTAGCAGTCGGCGGGCACATACTGAATGACCGGCCGCCGTGTCGGGACGGCGTCTCACGATTGCCATGAACCCAAGTCTTTGTGCCGCGGATGACAACGATGTCGGAAGAACCAAAGAAGCCAAAGCCTGTAGAACCACCTTTTAGAATCTCACCGCCTTTGGCTGCGGCTAGTTCGCCGTCTCTTACTCGCCTCCTCACGGACCTGGAGAAGGCGTCGCGACTTCGCGAGGAGCTGGAACGTTCGACGTACGTATTCAGAGCGATGCAGACACCATCGTTCTTTACGGACCTGGAGAAGGCGTCGCGACTTCGCGAGGAGCTGGAGCGTTCGGCTAACGTATTCAAGGCGATGCACGCTTCAACGGCCTTGCCGAGGAGCTTGAACTCGGTTTCCGACCTCGCAAAATCCATCGGAGCAGTCGCGGGTCCGGGGAAGCTTAGGTGGTTCGACTCGACGGTCTTCAAGTCGCTCGAAGCCGAGTCGACGACGCTGCGAGCGTTGGAAGCCCAGGCGGCTCAGTGGAGGTCGCTGACGGGGAACATCGGGAGCGTTGCTCCAAGACTCACGCCACCTGCATCTTTAACCGACCAAGTGAACCGGTCAGCGTTGGCTTGGCGGACGGGCGTGTCCGAGTCACTCAAGTTCATCGGCGAAATCGGCAATCTGAGGTCCAGCGTCGAACTCTCGAATTCCCTCCTGAGGCCCTCATTGCTCCATGGGAAATTCGCCGAACAGACCCTGTCGCTTATCAAAGAGGCCTCGGACCCCAAGGCCATTAAGGCCCTGAACGCATCCTTAAAACTCGTCGACGCTCAGCACGTCGCCAACATGGAGCTGCTCACGACCCTGGTGCCATCGGTGGACGATGTCGGCTTAGGCTCACCGTCATGGGGATTGAACGCTCCGTTCGTTCAGCGAGAAGAGCTGCTGTCCGAGTCGGAGCTCGAGAACGACGAAGACCTCGGGCTCGTCGTCGCACTCTCGCCCGCCGCACAGCGGGTGGAGCAGACGAGGTTGGTTCTCCAGTTGACGACGGATTGCAACAAAGCGAGTCGCACCAAGGGAGGGGTGGAAATCTTCACTCCCACGACTCGGGTCCTCGAGACGTTCGCGAACCTTCCTTGGATTACGCCTCGCGACGAGAAATCATTCGGCGATTTCGTCGACGGGTTGTATTTCATCGCGTATGAAGGTGCGGGCAAGGACAAGCTCCGCTTCCTTCGGGAGTACGGCGGCCCACTCCTGAAGGAGGATTGCGACGTCATCTGGAGCGTCAAGACGCTTCGGAACAAATGGCTGAGGCATGACCCCGACCACGGAAAAGAATCCGACATCAAAAAGTCCTGGAGTTCGCTCGAGGAGTGTCTCCGTCGACTTGGCATCCAAGGATACCCGCGGGCGGAAGCCGATTATCAGCTTCTGCATGGTCGAATCCTCACCGACATGGCGGACTTCCTCGGCAGGCTGCTCAGGGCCATCTAACTCAGAGACGAAGGCGGTACGGTTGTAGATGGTCAAGCCCTCTGAACGGCGAAGGCACGCACGCCGTTCATGCAAAATCCTATATTGAATCGAACGCGACAGTCCTTCGCGACGCTGTCCCACTCCGCCCGGCTCAAATCGTCCCGGCTGCAATAAATCCTGGCGGAATCGCCAGAACGCGAAATAATGAAGTAATGAGAATCCATATATATGACTTGGCCGATGAATGACTCCGAGGTTTTGAATCGGAGCCTCGTGCGACTCTCCGGGGACATCCGGTGATTCCTCAAGTCATGAAACACTTCATCGCTCTCTTCAAGCTTGCCCATCAGGAAAAGCTGTCGGCCGTAAAGGAGTCGCGGTTCTAGCTTCCGGTCGCCAGGACCGAAGCTCTTTTTGAGATAGTGGCTTATCTCCTCGGGTTGCCCCAAACCGTGGTCGCTCAGTAGCTTCGCGTAGAGGTAGTGCAGACGTTGGTCGCTTGCTTTCGCGGCGATGCCCTTCCGGAAAATGTCCACGGCCTTGTCGAGATTCTGCAGCGATTCATAGTGGGCGGCCAATCTAACCGCGATGTGTGATGCACGATTATTGATTTCAAAAGAACGTTCCATCGCCCCGATAGCTCGAGAATGCTCCGACAATACAGTGGCGAGGTCAGCCTCTGCCTTCAAGAGGAAGGCATTGTCCGAATGCCGTGACATCCCTTCGCGAAGGGTTTTCTCGGCCGCTCTCACGAGATGGTCGACCGATTCGTCGTTCGCGTCGTCCGAGTTGAGTTCATCCCTGATTTGGACGGTCTTGATTTTGAGGAGCGTGTAGTAGGGGAAGGGGTCGTCTCTCCGGGACTTGAGCTGTTCGCAAATCTTGATGGCTTCTTCCAGATGATATCGCTTGTCGAGCGGCTGGGTCGCCGCCTCTGCCCGACGTACGTGCAGTTCGGCGTGCGTGTGGTGTAGGGCGTTCGACGGTCTCGGCGAGCTCAGAGCTTTCTGGATATACGAATCGGCGAGAGACAGGTTGCCATTCTGCCGCTTCATTTCATAAATACATTTTTGTTGGAGCAGGTGGGCATTTTCCCCGGTCACCTCCTCTGCGGCTTCGAAGAGTTGGGAAACCATCTGATGGTCCGGGAAGGTCGTCACGAGCGTCGTGCCGTTCAGGAGCCGCCTGAAGGCCGCATTATCGCTGTTATAGCTCGGGTTGAGGAACCTGATTGCCTTGAGAACTTCGTGGAAGAGGTCTTCTTTATTCTGAAGCACGGTGCTGACGACCAGTTCGGCGATGTGAGGATGGCGGGCCTTATAGACCATGTCGCCAGAGCCGGTGTCCTTGGTGGCCGAGATGATTTGTTCCAAGGGCTTGAAAAACGATTTCTCGAACTCCGAGAACGGAAGATTGTAGAGGCGAGAGATGAGTCCCGCCCTCACCGGAGAGCCGAACTGGTAGAGGAGGCACACGGTCAGGTACATCAACTGGGCCCGATGCGGCGAAATCTGATTGTATTCATCAAGTATGATGTCCTCAAACGGCTTGCCGAGTGTAGCCTCGTGGAGAGCGACGAGCAGCTGCCGGTCTGCAAGCTCGAGGAAAGCCGCCTGCCTCGCGGAATGCGGGAGCTTTTCGAGCGTACCTAGCGATTTGTGCGTCTCAAGCTTGGCGAGTAGCCCATCAATCTCGTCCCTTGACAGGTACTTGAGGTCGTAGACGTTGGTAGCCAGGGTAGTCAGCGAGTCTGGGGCGAGGTTCCATTCGTTCGTTCTGGCCGCTCCCACGACCGTGATTCGGCCTGCCAGCGTGCCGCGTTCATCAAACAGCGAGACGATGTCGCGTCGGTACTCGACGATGTTGTCGACGAACAAGAAAATGCGTTCGTTGACCTGGTCGGCCAAATTGGAAAGGGCGGCCAGGTTGATGTTGCCGCCGGGTCGTATTTTGAGGCAAAGCTTGTCGTACTCTCGTGACGCATCCCATGCGAGACGCTGGAGGAAGACCGACTTGCCCGAGCCGGCGTGAGACTTGACCACGATGAAACACGAGGCCGACTTCGAGCTGGCCGAACCAGGCAAGATATGTTCAAGCAAAATTGAATCGGTCAAATGCCGTCGGACGTCGAGCTCCTGTTCGACGGCTGACCATTCGGAGCTCGTCCCCATGTAGAACTGCTTGGGCTCGATTTTCGCGGCGGGGACGACGGATTTCACATAATCGGCGTCCCTTTCGAGGAACTGGGTCGTGGCGAAGGGAAGTGTGACGTCCCGCTTGATGAACCGGTCGCTGATAGCCAAATTTCCGATTTCCGACGTCTGTCTGAGACCTCGGAATAATCCGCTAATCTGCGTGTCCAGCGTGTCTGCCAGGTCCTCGAACGTGCCGTTGAACGCAGATATGCGAAAGTGCTCCCAATGGGTTTTCTGAATCTCATCGATTCCAAGCGTCACGAGGAAGGAGCGAGGCGGCGAGGGGATGGCCGCGTGTATTCGCTGAATGAGGCCGAGTAGGTTCGCATCTTGAAGGCTGTATCCAGCGTAGAGGACGGGGCGAGTGGCGGCCCAGTTGAATAGGCGGTCGAAGATGAGCTTCCGCCCCTTCTCGTGGGTGTTGTACTGCTCGGTCGTAAGGATGAGCGGGACGGCCGTATTCGCAACGCGGGTTACACAGCCATGCAGCTTCAGGCATAAGACCGAATTCACGGTCTTCAACTGGTCGTCTGGTCGGTCCGAATCATCTATGGCAGTGACCAGCTTTTGGGCTGCCGGTTTGTTCTCGTCGTCGTAGGCATCCTCAAGGAGCGTGTCGTAGTTGGTGGTCGCGATTCCGCTCCAACGGAATGCCTTGAGCCTGTGGTGCGAGGGGCCCGGCTTGAAACCTACTACCGTCTCGGCGACAAATTTTTGAAATGTATATATATCTGATTGGCTAATTGCGTATGCGGATACGAGATTTAGCGGAGATTTATAGTATTTGGATGTGAGAAATTGTTTGGCAATCCTCTCGGCCAGTTCTCCGGCGAGCGGGGGATGTTCGCCCTTTTCGTTGGTCGCTTCCCTACTGGCCCCGGCTCCCAGCATCAGGACGACGTTGCCGGCCTCAATCTCATTCAGAAGATGCGTTGGAAGTTCGAGCTTCGGCTTCTTTTTGCCCACCGGACACTTCCTCTCGGGAGTCGGCGACTTTCGGCGTTGGTTCAGATGGCGATTCGCTCAATCTCATCGAGCGTGATTTCGTCCGACGTCCGGTTGTAGAGCTGCGTCGTCTTCGAGCTCGCGTGCCCGGCGATTTGCTGGGCCTTCTCGATGGTCCCCCCCGCCGCGATGAACGCGGTGATTCCCGTGGCCCGGAACGAGTGATTGCAGAGCTTGTGCGTGAGCCCGACCTCGGCGGCCCTCCGCTTCACCATCTCCCACGCGTTGTTCCGCCGGAGCGGTTTCGCGTTGAGTTCTCCGCTCCTCCGGTTGCCTGAGCGGAAGAGGGGGCCTCGCTTATCCCCTTCGATTTTAGCAGCGTGGATGTATGCGTCCAGGTACTCTTCAGCCTTGTGATGCACCGGGACTTCGAGGAACTTGCCGCCCTTCTCGTGGAGCCTGAGCCGCCACTTCTTCCCGTTCGCGTAGTAGTCGTCGACGGTCATCGACAGCACCGCCGTGATGCGGGCGAAGGAATACGTCATCACGGCGATGAGGGCCCTGTCCCTCAAGCCCAAGAGCGTCGAAGGTTCGATGCTGCTCAAGAGCGTGCGGGCGTCTTCGGCCGACAGGTACGGCGTCTTGCCCTTGGTGACGACGTGCTTCGGGCCTCGAACCGAGGCGGCGGGGTTCACCGGGATGATTTGCCCGATGACCATCCAGTCGAGGAGCATCTTGACGGCCGCGAGGTGCTGCTTGACCGTCGGCACGGACTTCGACCTGCCCAGCTCCTCGACGTAGGCGGCCACCGTCACGGGCTCGAGCGTCTGGAGCGTGAGCCGTCGCTCCTCGCACCAGTTGAGGAACTGGCCAACGGCCTGGGCGTAGGCCTTTCGCGTGTTGGGGTTCCGAATCTGGGCGGTGAAGAACTCGACGAAGCGTCGCCCGGCCCGGTCGCCCTCCTGGGCGATGAGGGCGGGCAGGATGATTCCGCCGCCCCGACGTTGAACCAACCCACGGCCCGCTTCGTTCATCGCTCATGCTCCTTGTCGGGGAGATTCCAACCCTCGACGAATCGCTCGACCGCATCGGGCCTGGGCGTGACGCCGAGCCGAAGGCCTTGCTCCAAGAGTTCGTCGCACCGGTCGACGTCGACCTTCGGGCCGCCTTTGACGAGGCCGTACGAACGAGCCGCGTGAAGGACGCTCAACGCCTTCGCCGCATCAACGGCGTTCTGCCACTCGTCGGGAGTCGTCGGGTTCCGCGGCGGCTCGATTGTCAGTGTCACGGTTTTCTTGTCGGTCATGGTCCTCCGGGGGTTTTGAATGCACGCATGTTTTAGCACGAGTTTTACAGGACATAAAGGGCGTTATGTCCTGTAATCGGTCGCCGGGGCAGGGGCCTTCAACTCCCCGGCGAAGTCGCGAACGAGCAGGTCGTTTACCGTCGGTGTTACGATTGCTAGATTTGTATTACTCAAAACCGACCGCTCCGCCCCAACCTCACCCCGAAGGGGGGAGACATGCGACTTCGCCGCGGCTTCACGCTCATCGAACTTCTGGTGGTCATCGCCATCATCGCGGTCCTCATCGCCCTGCTGCTGCCGGCCGTCCAGGCCGCCCGCGAGGCGTCCCGCCGCATCCAATGCACCAACAACCTCAAGCAGCTCGGCCTCTCGCTGCACAACTACCATTCGGCCATCGGGTCCTTCCCCTCGGCCGGCTGGGTCGCCCCGATGAACAACTGGTGGGTGGCCCAGAACCTGACCGCCCCGGGCCACTTCCGCTACTCGTCGCTGCTCCAAATCCTGCCCTACATGGAGCTGGGGGCGGCCTCGAACGCGATGAACTTCATGCTCCCGCTCTACGACATCAACGGCGTCGACATGCCCCAGAACACGACCGTCTACCAGATGCAGGTGACGTCGTTCCTCTGCCCGAGCGACATTCGCAGCTCGAGGAACGGCAACGAGGCCCCGTGCAACTACGCCTCGTGCTCGGGCGACGGCCAGCCGGGCGGCGACGGGCTCGCCTGGACGGGGGGCCGGCCGAACGGCGTGCTCTACCTGAACTCGACGACCAGCATGGCGACCGTGACCGACGGCACGAGCAACACGGCCATGATGAGCGAGGGCACCGTCGGCCCGAACACGACCGTCTCGCCGAATCCCCAGGACGTCATGGTCCAGCTCACGCTCACGCTCAGCCAGCCCTCGGACATCTTCCTCTATCAGCCGCTGGTCCCGGCCGACTGCCAGGCGTCGACGAACTACCGCTACGACCGCCACACCAACTGGATCGACGGCGACTATCGCCACACCATGTACGACCACTACATGGGGCCGAACAGCAAGATTTACGACTGCCTCCGCGGCCCCCAGCACGGCTGGCGGACCGCCCGCAGCCGGCACTCCGGCGGGGTCAACGTGCTGATGTCCGACGGCAGCGTCCGGTTCTTCAAGGACTCGGTCAACCTCACGGCGTGGCAGGCCGTGGCCACGGTCGGCGGCGGCGAGGTCGTCAGCAGCGACGCATATTGAGCGGCGAGGAATCCGGAGAGGAACAATCCCATGCGTAGACACCCCATCGCCCTCGCGACGGCCTTCGTGGTCCTCGCGGCCTCGTCGTCCCGGGCCCACGAGCTTTGGTTCCACCTCGGCGGGGCCGACCAGGCGTCGGCCCGGCTCACCTTCGGCGACACGCCCGCCCCGGGCGAGGCCGAGCGGGTCGCCGAAATCGCCCACACCAAGGTCTGGGCCGGGGGCGAGCTGCTGAACGTCGTCCGCCTGCCCGACGGCCTGGAGGCCAGGCTGCCCGAGCCGCGGCCGGCCCTGCTCACCGCCTACGCCGACCGCGGCGTGGTCGACTACCAAGGGCAGACCTTCGTCATCCAGCTCGCCGCCTACGCCCAGACCCAAGCGGTCGACGCCTCCCGCGTCGGGGCCCTCGGCCTGGGCGACGACCAGGCCCGGCTGCTGCTGGTCTCGAAGGAGGGCGGACCGCCGGTGTTGCGGGCGACCTGGAAGGGCAAGCCCGTGGCCGACGCCGTCGTGAAGGTGTTCCACGGCTCGGACGCCCCGAAAGAGGTTCGCACCGACTCGCAGGGCGAGGCCCCCTGCCCCGACCTGATGGAGGGCCCCTGGACCCTGTACACGCAGCTCGTCGACAAGACGCCGGGCAAGCGTGACGGCCGGGACTACTCCGAGACCCGCTACAAGGCGACGCTCGCCATCAGCCCGGAAGCCGCCCTCGGCCCTGCGGTGGCGGCCTGCCTGGCCCGGGTGCGGGAGACGCACGGCGGGACCGGCCCGTGGGCGGTTGCGGGATATCGGATGGGCGATCGGGCCCTGAAGGAGCTGGGCCTCCCCCGGCACAGCTTCAACCTGCTGGCCGTGCATCGCAGCCCCGCCGAGGTCCAATACACCTGCATCGCCGACGGCCTCCAGGCCGCAACCGGGGTGAGCCCCGGCAAGCTGAACCTCCGGCTGGAGGAGGCGGCGGCGAGCGAGCTGAAGACCGTCGTGACCGACCGCAAGTCGGAGAGGTCGGTCACGTTCACGCTCAAGCCCGAGTTCGTCCGCTCGGTGCTCGACCTGCCGCCCGAGCGGCTGGAGGCGGAAGGCCGACGCGTCGCCTCGCTGCCCGACGAGGCCATCTTCGCGACGCAGGTTAAGTGAGGTCCCCGCCATGCACATCCCGGACGGCTTGATGGACGGCCGGGTCGCGGCCGCGACGACGCTCGTCGCGGCCTGCGGGCTG harbors:
- a CDS encoding formylmethanofuran dehydrogenase subunit E family protein, yielding MRRHPIALATAFVVLAASSSRAHELWFHLGGADQASARLTFGDTPAPGEAERVAEIAHTKVWAGGELLNVVRLPDGLEARLPEPRPALLTAYADRGVVDYQGQTFVIQLAAYAQTQAVDASRVGALGLGDDQARLLLVSKEGGPPVLRATWKGKPVADAVVKVFHGSDAPKEVRTDSQGEAPCPDLMEGPWTLYTQLVDKTPGKRDGRDYSETRYKATLAISPEAALGPAVAACLARVRETHGGTGPWAVAGYRMGDRALKELGLPRHSFNLLAVHRSPAEVQYTCIADGLQAATGVSPGKLNLRLEEAAASELKTVVTDRKSERSVTFTLKPEFVRSVLDLPPERLEAEGRRVASLPDEAIFATQVK
- a CDS encoding tyrosine-type recombinase/integrase; amino-acid sequence: MNEAGRGLVQRRGGGIILPALIAQEGDRAGRRFVEFFTAQIRNPNTRKAYAQAVGQFLNWCEERRLTLQTLEPVTVAAYVEELGRSKSVPTVKQHLAAVKMLLDWMVIGQIIPVNPAASVRGPKHVVTKGKTPYLSAEDARTLLSSIEPSTLLGLRDRALIAVMTYSFARITAVLSMTVDDYYANGKKWRLRLHEKGGKFLEVPVHHKAEEYLDAYIHAAKIEGDKRGPLFRSGNRRSGELNAKPLRRNNAWEMVKRRAAEVGLTHKLCNHSFRATGITAFIAAGGTIEKAQQIAGHASSKTTQLYNRTSDEITLDEIERIAI
- a CDS encoding SIR2 family protein, which produces MGKKKPKLELPTHLLNEIEAGNVVLMLGAGASREATNEKGEHPPLAGELAERIAKQFLTSKYYKSPLNLVSAYAISQSDIYTFQKFVAETVVGFKPGPSHHRLKAFRWSGIATTNYDTLLEDAYDDENKPAAQKLVTAIDDSDRPDDQLKTVNSVLCLKLHGCVTRVANTAVPLILTTEQYNTHEKGRKLIFDRLFNWAATRPVLYAGYSLQDANLLGLIQRIHAAIPSPPRSFLVTLGIDEIQKTHWEHFRISAFNGTFEDLADTLDTQISGLFRGLRQTSEIGNLAISDRFIKRDVTLPFATTQFLERDADYVKSVVPAAKIEPKQFYMGTSSEWSAVEQELDVRRHLTDSILLEHILPGSASSKSASCFIVVKSHAGSGKSVFLQRLAWDASREYDKLCLKIRPGGNINLAALSNLADQVNERIFLFVDNIVEYRRDIVSLFDERGTLAGRITVVGAARTNEWNLAPDSLTTLATNVYDLKYLSRDEIDGLLAKLETHKSLGTLEKLPHSARQAAFLELADRQLLVALHEATLGKPFEDIILDEYNQISPHRAQLMYLTVCLLYQFGSPVRAGLISRLYNLPFSEFEKSFFKPLEQIISATKDTGSGDMVYKARHPHIAELVVSTVLQNKEDLFHEVLKAIRFLNPSYNSDNAAFRRLLNGTTLVTTFPDHQMVSQLFEAAEEVTGENAHLLQQKCIYEMKRQNGNLSLADSYIQKALSSPRPSNALHHTHAELHVRRAEAATQPLDKRYHLEEAIKICEQLKSRRDDPFPYYTLLKIKTVQIRDELNSDDANDESVDHLVRAAEKTLREGMSRHSDNAFLLKAEADLATVLSEHSRAIGAMERSFEINNRASHIAVRLAAHYESLQNLDKAVDIFRKGIAAKASDQRLHYLYAKLLSDHGLGQPEEISHYLKKSFGPGDRKLEPRLLYGRQLFLMGKLEESDEVFHDLRNHRMSPESRTRLRFKTSESFIGQVIYMDSHYFIISRSGDSARIYCSRDDLSRAEWDSVAKDCRVRFNIGFCMNGVRAFAVQRA
- a CDS encoding DUF1559 domain-containing protein, with product MRLRRGFTLIELLVVIAIIAVLIALLLPAVQAAREASRRIQCTNNLKQLGLSLHNYHSAIGSFPSAGWVAPMNNWWVAQNLTAPGHFRYSSLLQILPYMELGAASNAMNFMLPLYDINGVDMPQNTTVYQMQVTSFLCPSDIRSSRNGNEAPCNYASCSGDGQPGGDGLAWTGGRPNGVLYLNSTTSMATVTDGTSNTAMMSEGTVGPNTTVSPNPQDVMVQLTLTLSQPSDIFLYQPLVPADCQASTNYRYDRHTNWIDGDYRHTMYDHYMGPNSKIYDCLRGPQHGWRTARSRHSGGVNVLMSDGSVRFFKDSVNLTAWQAVATVGGGEVVSSDAY